In Synechocystis sp. PCC 6714, the following are encoded in one genomic region:
- a CDS encoding DUF3181 family protein produces the protein MTSTTPEIEALAADIGEQVAIDVAKWNLFLAEAHLHIPLAERVYPLLEKDELSRSAVEAVLKDLSVVIGGGKVSLSLLDVLPNAMVDRLITLLEDYRSKSF, from the coding sequence ATGACATCAACCACTCCAGAAATTGAAGCCCTCGCCGCTGACATTGGCGAGCAAGTTGCCATTGACGTGGCCAAATGGAATCTATTTTTAGCAGAAGCCCATCTCCATATTCCCCTGGCGGAAAGGGTTTATCCCCTATTGGAAAAAGATGAACTAAGCCGATCAGCGGTGGAAGCGGTACTTAAGGATTTGTCCGTGGTGATCGGTGGGGGCAAAGTTAGCCTCTCTCTGCTGGATGTTCTGCCCAATGCCATGGTTGATCGTTTGATCACATTACTAGAGGACTATCGGAGCAAAAGTTTCTAA
- a CDS encoding GDP-mannose 4,6-dehydratase, protein MKRALICGVSGQDGAYLAKYLLQKNYLVYGTSRDAQISNFRNLTILGIKEQVKLESMALNDFRSVLQIIKKSQPDEIYNLAGQSSVGLSFDQPVETLESIATGTLNLLEAIRFMEKPIKLYNAGSSESFGDIGNRAADELTPFRPRSPYGVAKATAFWEVANYREAYDLFACSGILFNHESPLRPIRFVTQKIVDSVCQIYQGDIDQLCLGNMSIKRDWGWAPEYVEAMYLMLQQPTPDDYVIATGKSYSLEELVATAFSYFNLNWQDYVVSDPSFFRPTDLAVNRGNPQKAKEKLDWQAKFYMPEVIIKMIEARLN, encoded by the coding sequence ATGAAACGGGCTTTGATTTGTGGCGTTTCTGGTCAAGATGGCGCTTATTTGGCTAAGTATCTTTTACAAAAAAATTATCTTGTTTACGGTACTTCTCGGGATGCTCAGATTTCCAATTTTCGTAATTTGACCATTCTAGGAATCAAAGAACAGGTCAAACTGGAATCAATGGCATTGAATGACTTTCGGAGTGTATTGCAAATAATTAAAAAAAGCCAACCTGATGAAATTTATAATCTGGCGGGTCAAAGTTCTGTGGGTTTGTCTTTTGACCAACCAGTGGAAACCCTGGAAAGTATTGCTACAGGTACACTCAACTTACTGGAGGCGATACGCTTTATGGAAAAGCCGATTAAATTATACAATGCCGGTTCGAGTGAGTCATTTGGGGATATTGGAAATCGAGCGGCGGATGAATTGACACCTTTCCGGCCCCGGAGTCCCTACGGAGTTGCCAAAGCAACAGCTTTTTGGGAAGTTGCGAACTATCGTGAAGCCTATGATTTATTTGCTTGTTCAGGAATTTTGTTTAACCATGAATCTCCATTACGACCTATCCGGTTTGTAACGCAAAAAATTGTTGATTCTGTGTGTCAGATTTACCAGGGTGACATTGATCAATTATGCTTGGGAAATATGAGTATTAAGCGAGATTGGGGCTGGGCGCCGGAGTATGTAGAGGCTATGTACTTGATGTTGCAACAACCAACACCAGATGATTATGTAATTGCAACGGGAAAAAGTTACTCTTTGGAGGAGTTAGTAGCCACTGCTTTTTCCTATTTCAATTTGAACTGGCAGGATTATGTGGTGAGTGATCCGAGTTTTTTCCGACCAACGGACCTGGCAGTGAATCGAGGCAATCCTCAGAAGGCTAAAGAAAAGTTAGATTGGCAAGCAAAGTTTTATATGCCGGAGGTAATAATAAAAATGATAGAGGCTCGTTTGAATTAG
- a CDS encoding glycosyltransferase family 1 protein: MKITYDISILGQGHANPKARTGIYRMVESLLTEIIKVENLDFKLVALNKNSSYWDSLAAEIYLESIDSYDFFYSYYPANFSVFFYKSLIRNYRLILQSNMGKKNFVYKMAQFIKILSESIDKKSTKIDLTYQDFSLYHSTYFPLPLLPQQTTRLLTIYDLIPQIFPDFVTPKVLKRGLEILDSVDITKDWIICISEHTKQDFCQYTGMNPERVFVTPLAASDNFYPVTDSPLIAQTQKKYHIPPEPYLLSLCTLEPRKNLKFLLQSYAQLLEQDQTIAINLVLVGVSGWKNNDIFQTIQNHPLLKKRVIVTGYIPDQDLSAIYSGALAFVYPSLYEGFGLPPLEAMQCGTPVITSNTSSLPEVVGDAGIMIDPNDQDQLSQAMLNLINSSTLRYELSQKGLIRAKQFNWEKCAAQTVEIYHQIHHA; encoded by the coding sequence ATGAAAATTACTTACGATATTTCGATCCTAGGACAGGGTCATGCTAATCCTAAAGCACGAACAGGTATCTATCGCATGGTGGAATCGTTGCTAACGGAAATAATTAAAGTAGAAAACCTTGACTTCAAACTGGTAGCCTTAAATAAAAATAGTAGTTACTGGGATTCATTAGCAGCAGAAATTTATTTGGAGAGTATTGATAGTTACGATTTTTTTTACTCATATTATCCTGCTAATTTCAGTGTTTTCTTTTATAAGAGTTTAATCAGAAACTATCGTCTTATTTTGCAGAGTAATATGGGCAAGAAAAATTTTGTTTATAAAATGGCCCAATTTATCAAAATTTTATCTGAATCAATAGACAAAAAATCTACAAAAATTGATCTAACTTACCAGGATTTTTCACTATATCATTCTACCTATTTCCCTCTTCCTTTGTTACCACAACAAACAACAAGACTGCTTACAATTTATGATTTAATTCCACAAATTTTTCCTGATTTTGTGACCCCGAAAGTTTTAAAAAGGGGACTCGAAATTTTAGATAGTGTTGACATTACAAAAGATTGGATTATTTGCATATCAGAACACACCAAGCAAGACTTTTGTCAATATACCGGCATGAACCCAGAACGAGTCTTTGTCACTCCCCTCGCTGCCAGTGATAACTTCTATCCCGTTACTGACTCCCCTCTCATCGCCCAAACCCAGAAAAAATATCACATTCCCCCCGAACCTTATTTATTAAGCCTCTGCACTCTTGAACCGCGCAAAAATCTAAAATTCCTACTCCAAAGCTATGCCCAACTGCTCGAACAAGACCAAACCATCGCAATTAACCTTGTCCTGGTTGGCGTTAGTGGTTGGAAAAACAATGACATTTTTCAAACAATCCAAAATCATCCTCTTCTCAAAAAACGAGTCATCGTCACCGGCTATATTCCTGATCAAGACCTTAGTGCCATTTATAGCGGTGCCTTAGCTTTTGTCTATCCCTCCCTTTATGAAGGTTTTGGTCTACCGCCCCTTGAGGCTATGCAGTGTGGCACTCCTGTGATTACTTCCAACACCAGTTCTTTGCCTGAAGTAGTTGGCGATGCCGGTATTATGATTGACCCCAACGATCAAGACCAACTTAGTCAAGCCATGCTAAATCTAATTAACAGTTCAACATTGAGATATGAACTAAGTCAAAAAGGACTGATAAGAGCTAAACAATTTAACTGGGAAAAATGTGCTGCCCAGACAGTCGAAATTTATCATCAAATTCATCACGCCTAA
- a CDS encoding phosphate-starvation-inducible PsiE family protein: protein MKRIRRYIKPILSRDQDILFLSLLRTFEKLVSKLLAICLIVVIFVAVFDLFKVLIVELRGEPFGFFNRTLIEIFGLFLNVLIALELLENITVYLKDNVIQVELVIITAIIAVARKIIIFDFGKYEGLDLLALGFAILCLAVSFWMVKRLNVNIKH, encoded by the coding sequence ATGAAACGAATCCGCAGATACATCAAACCAATACTGTCTAGGGATCAAGATATACTATTTTTGTCGCTACTGCGTACTTTTGAAAAGCTGGTTTCCAAGTTATTAGCCATTTGTTTAATAGTGGTGATCTTTGTGGCGGTATTTGATTTGTTTAAGGTGCTGATTGTGGAACTACGGGGGGAACCATTCGGTTTTTTCAATCGAACTTTGATTGAGATTTTTGGTTTATTTTTAAATGTGCTCATTGCCCTGGAGCTATTGGAAAATATCACTGTTTACCTGAAAGATAATGTCATTCAGGTGGAACTGGTTATTATTACGGCCATTATTGCAGTGGCTAGAAAAATCATTATTTTTGACTTTGGTAAGTATGAAGGCTTAGACTTATTAGCTTTGGGATTTGCTATTTTATGTTTAGCGGTTAGCTTTTGGATGGTTAAAAGATTGAATGTCAATATTAAGCATTAA
- a CDS encoding RNA helicase, protein MKTLAYADPADLFAFPLDDFQKEAIAALDQDQSVVVCAPTGSGKTVVGEYAIYRAIARGKRVFYTTPLKALSNQKIRDFQEKLEKLGLENAEQLVGLITGDTVINADAPVVVMTTEIFRNMLYETPIGEVGTSLEDVETVVFDEVHYISDRGRGTVWEESIIYCPSTIQLVGLSATIGNPEQLTEWINQVRTGVSLKVLRQEGQDNGPPPCVLVNSDFRPVPLTFHYSTRKGLFPLLNDQKTGVNARLLPKAGNKNTRSGKNRRMRREDCPYPLLVMQQLQERNLLPVIYVIFSRRGCEQAAQSLEDLSLVEPAEQESIQLQLLDFFFDKNPPLRQKLSKDLSQALPELVRALIAYLDDPVNNAQVLLTALAIDPEGMFKLWGWIAQSSPMTRFEQIEPLLRGIAVHHAGILPEMKTLVEKLFEQGLIKVVFATATLSAGINMPARTTVISALSKRTNEGHAMLSPSEFLQIAGRAGRRGMDTEGHVITVQTPFEGAKEASYLALAEAEPLKSWFTPSYGMVLNLLQKHDLEEVKSLLERSFAEYLAQFALEPTKVAIAETVKKLSQLDIKLAGIAEKDLHSYEKFRGRLREEQRLLKILEQQAEKERKQKLKDQLKDLATGQLLYLKGRHIKTHQPRLAVIVAPLAPAHNLPQWCCLASDNRWYHVTVGDIFAVPGGSLLPGQWQNLTPPPVELLAPSKPIKGDEETLAIANGLDPQAYPLVPSVEIIEQQGRVDHVEKLLAVHPLGNHKHPGKLLEQFHQRQELRKTLGKRQQEYERLQSRQSYYWQEFLDLIDILQEMEALEEYTPTLLGEAAATLRGENELWLGLALISGKFNDLEPEQLAAAASALITETPRSDAWTDFKPSPAVLATLRPSNDLFSFLFCLKHPQPPLALWQAMTVADHLQRLNLWDLRRKLIKAQNQRAIAIPLWLEVDFMGLVEQWALGMEWENLCRQTSLDEGDLVRLFRRTVDLLWQIPQVPHLSPRLKRNARLAVQKMKRFPL, encoded by the coding sequence GTGAAAACCTTAGCCTACGCTGACCCTGCTGACTTGTTTGCCTTTCCCTTGGATGACTTTCAAAAAGAGGCGATCGCCGCCCTGGACCAAGATCAATCAGTGGTTGTCTGTGCGCCTACGGGATCAGGAAAGACGGTGGTGGGGGAATATGCCATCTACAGGGCCATTGCCAGGGGCAAACGGGTTTTTTATACAACTCCTCTCAAGGCGTTGTCCAACCAAAAAATCCGGGATTTTCAGGAAAAATTAGAGAAGCTAGGTTTAGAAAATGCGGAACAATTGGTGGGTCTAATTACCGGCGATACAGTAATCAATGCCGATGCCCCAGTGGTGGTGATGACCACAGAAATTTTTCGCAATATGCTCTACGAAACCCCCATTGGTGAAGTGGGTACTTCTTTGGAAGATGTGGAAACTGTGGTGTTTGACGAGGTGCATTACATCAGTGACCGGGGACGGGGAACAGTGTGGGAAGAATCCATTATTTATTGCCCCAGTACTATTCAGCTAGTCGGCTTGTCCGCCACCATTGGCAATCCGGAACAATTGACGGAATGGATCAACCAGGTCCGCACTGGAGTTTCCCTCAAAGTATTACGCCAGGAGGGACAAGACAATGGCCCGCCCCCCTGTGTATTGGTCAATTCCGATTTTCGTCCAGTGCCCCTCACTTTTCACTACAGCACCCGCAAAGGTCTATTTCCTTTACTAAACGACCAAAAAACCGGGGTTAACGCCCGTTTACTGCCCAAAGCTGGCAATAAAAATACCCGTTCTGGTAAAAATCGCCGTATGCGCCGGGAAGATTGTCCCTATCCCCTGCTGGTGATGCAACAGTTGCAGGAAAGGAATTTGTTGCCGGTGATTTATGTCATCTTTAGTCGGCGGGGTTGCGAACAGGCGGCCCAATCTTTGGAAGATTTATCTTTGGTGGAACCGGCGGAACAGGAAAGCATCCAACTACAATTACTAGATTTTTTCTTTGATAAAAACCCCCCTCTACGGCAGAAGTTAAGCAAAGATTTGAGCCAGGCTTTGCCTGAGTTGGTAAGGGCGTTAATTGCCTATCTAGATGATCCAGTTAATAATGCCCAGGTCTTACTCACTGCCTTAGCCATTGACCCAGAAGGGATGTTTAAACTTTGGGGCTGGATTGCCCAATCATCCCCCATGACCCGTTTTGAGCAAATTGAACCCTTATTGCGGGGCATTGCGGTACACCATGCGGGTATTTTGCCGGAGATGAAAACCCTGGTGGAGAAGTTATTTGAACAGGGCTTGATCAAAGTGGTATTTGCCACCGCAACCCTCTCGGCGGGGATTAATATGCCGGCTCGCACCACGGTGATTTCTGCCCTGTCAAAACGGACCAATGAGGGCCACGCGATGCTCAGTCCTTCAGAATTTTTGCAGATTGCGGGGCGCGCAGGGCGGCGGGGGATGGATACGGAGGGCCATGTGATTACAGTGCAGACCCCCTTTGAAGGAGCTAAGGAGGCTTCTTATCTGGCCCTGGCGGAGGCGGAACCATTAAAAAGTTGGTTTACCCCTTCCTATGGCATGGTGCTGAACCTCCTGCAAAAACATGATTTGGAAGAAGTTAAAAGTTTGTTGGAACGGAGCTTTGCTGAATACCTGGCCCAGTTTGCCCTGGAACCCACTAAGGTGGCGATCGCCGAAACGGTGAAAAAGTTATCCCAATTGGACATCAAGCTAGCAGGCATTGCGGAAAAAGATCTGCATAGTTACGAAAAATTTCGAGGAAGATTACGGGAAGAACAAAGGTTACTCAAAATCCTGGAACAACAGGCGGAAAAGGAGCGTAAACAAAAGTTAAAAGACCAGCTCAAAGATTTAGCCACTGGTCAGCTTTTATATCTCAAGGGTCGGCACATTAAAACTCACCAACCACGCCTCGCAGTCATTGTTGCTCCCTTGGCCCCGGCCCACAATTTGCCCCAATGGTGTTGCCTGGCCAGTGACAATCGTTGGTACCACGTCACCGTGGGGGATATTTTTGCTGTTCCTGGGGGCAGTTTACTTCCTGGTCAATGGCAGAATTTGACCCCTCCCCCGGTGGAATTGTTAGCCCCTAGCAAACCTATTAAAGGAGATGAAGAGACGTTGGCGATCGCCAATGGTTTAGACCCCCAGGCTTATCCCCTGGTCCCCAGTGTGGAAATCATTGAACAACAAGGCCGGGTAGACCACGTGGAAAAATTATTGGCGGTGCATCCCCTGGGGAACCATAAACATCCCGGCAAACTGCTAGAACAATTCCACCAACGACAGGAGTTGCGTAAAACCTTGGGCAAAAGGCAACAGGAGTACGAGCGTCTACAATCCCGTCAATCCTATTATTGGCAGGAGTTTCTTGACCTGATTGACATTTTGCAGGAAATGGAAGCTTTGGAAGAATACACACCCACTTTGCTAGGGGAAGCCGCCGCCACCCTGCGGGGAGAAAATGAACTGTGGTTGGGTTTGGCCCTCATTTCCGGTAAATTCAACGATTTAGAGCCGGAGCAGTTGGCCGCCGCCGCCAGTGCATTGATCACCGAAACCCCCCGTTCCGATGCCTGGACTGACTTCAAACCCTCCCCGGCTGTGTTGGCCACCCTCCGCCCCAGCAATGATTTATTTAGTTTTCTGTTTTGCCTCAAGCACCCCCAGCCCCCCTTGGCCCTTTGGCAAGCCATGACGGTGGCGGATCATCTACAGCGCCTCAACCTTTGGGATCTGCGGCGCAAATTAATTAAAGCTCAAAATCAACGGGCGATCGCCATTCCCCTTTGGTTAGAGGTGGATTTTATGGGTTTGGTGGAACAGTGGGCATTGGGCATGGAGTGGGAGAATCTCTGCCGCCAGACCAGTTTAGATGAGGGGGATTTGGTCCGACTTTTCCGGCGCACGGTGGATTTACTGTGGCAAATTCCCCAGGTGCCCCATCTTTCCCCCCGACTGAAAAGAAATGCTCGCCTGGCAGTGCAAAAAATGAAGCGATTTCCCCTCTAA
- a CDS encoding DUF3119 family protein translates to MVNPSVPSQQSQPGCTDLKPSFVIPLALLFGSIPVLFLQMWLGLAIAVFGAFLMVQTAIIKLSFTNTALEVYRAGKLIRTFPYTEWQNWRIFWEPAPILFYFKEVKSIHFLPIIFDSGTLKACLERHCPLQSLRSE, encoded by the coding sequence ATGGTCAATCCCTCCGTCCCTAGTCAACAAAGTCAGCCAGGTTGCACTGACCTCAAACCTAGTTTTGTCATTCCCCTGGCACTCCTCTTTGGCTCAATACCAGTTCTTTTCCTACAGATGTGGCTTGGCCTGGCGATCGCCGTATTTGGTGCCTTTTTAATGGTGCAGACGGCCATTATCAAACTCAGCTTTACCAACACCGCGTTGGAAGTGTATCGGGCGGGGAAATTAATCCGCACCTTCCCCTACACAGAGTGGCAAAACTGGCGAATCTTTTGGGAACCCGCTCCCATTTTGTTTTATTTTAAAGAGGTCAAGAGCATCCACTTTTTGCCGATTATCTTTGACTCCGGCACCCTTAAGGCTTGTCTTGAGCGCCATTGTCCCCTCCAGTCCCTACGTTCGGAATGA
- a CDS encoding glycosyltransferase family 4 protein, with protein MQLLYTLTAYPPAIGGAQLHQHLIAQHLKNRHQIQVVSHWNQNRTDWLRGTTINAPNQPFDYTIDQIPVHRLGLDSTEKLRLLPYLPIYYPLMGLALPPITKAIAEQLNPYAQNADLVHNVRIGREGLSYASHQIAKKYDIPFVFTPVHHPRWIGWRYRAYIELYKKADAIVALTQTEKQILIGLGVRPELITVTGMGPVLAETANPQDFYNRYQIQEPIILFLAQHYPYKGYQQLLASAPLVWQKYPKAQFVFVGPAVANSEKYFKNIDSRIHRLGALKLQDKTNALAACTILCVPSSQESFGGVYTEAWHFAKPVIGCNIPAVAEVIDQGINGYLVSQTPESIAEAIFKLLKNHHRAQAMGQAGQKKLQNQYTWEAIAHKTQALYCQLMK; from the coding sequence ATGCAATTGCTCTATACTCTCACTGCCTATCCTCCTGCGATCGGCGGGGCCCAACTTCATCAACATCTCATCGCCCAACACCTCAAAAATAGACATCAGATTCAAGTCGTTAGCCATTGGAATCAAAATCGTACCGACTGGTTGCGGGGCACCACTATCAACGCTCCTAATCAACCCTTCGACTACACGATTGACCAAATACCTGTCCATCGCTTAGGCCTAGACTCTACGGAAAAACTAAGATTACTACCCTATCTTCCCATTTATTATCCTTTGATGGGCCTTGCCCTTCCTCCGATTACCAAGGCGATCGCCGAACAACTCAATCCCTATGCCCAAAATGCCGACTTAGTTCATAATGTCCGTATTGGTCGAGAAGGACTTAGCTACGCCTCCCACCAAATTGCTAAAAAATACGATATTCCCTTTGTTTTTACCCCTGTTCATCATCCCCGCTGGATCGGATGGCGTTATCGAGCTTACATCGAATTATATAAAAAGGCTGATGCTATCGTTGCCCTTACCCAAACCGAAAAACAAATCCTTATTGGTCTTGGTGTCAGACCCGAACTTATCACTGTCACTGGCATGGGGCCAGTTCTTGCTGAAACCGCCAACCCCCAAGATTTTTACAACCGTTATCAAATCCAAGAACCGATCATATTATTCCTTGCCCAACATTATCCTTACAAAGGTTATCAACAACTATTAGCCTCCGCTCCCCTTGTCTGGCAAAAATACCCTAAAGCCCAATTTGTTTTTGTCGGCCCCGCCGTTGCTAACTCTGAAAAATACTTTAAAAATATTGATTCAAGAATTCATCGATTGGGGGCTTTAAAACTACAAGATAAAACTAATGCCCTCGCCGCTTGCACAATATTGTGCGTTCCTTCTAGTCAAGAAAGCTTTGGTGGCGTTTATACTGAAGCGTGGCACTTTGCCAAACCCGTCATCGGTTGTAATATTCCCGCCGTTGCTGAAGTTATTGACCAGGGCATCAACGGCTACCTGGTCAGTCAAACCCCCGAATCCATAGCGGAAGCAATTTTTAAACTATTAAAAAACCACCACCGAGCCCAAGCTATGGGTCAAGCTGGACAAAAAAAGCTACAAAACCAATATACCTGGGAAGCTATTGCTCATAAAACTCAAGCACTGTATTGTCAACTAATGAAATAA
- a CDS encoding cysteine desulfurase family protein has translation MKIYLDYSATTPPRQEVKAAVQSFLDQSWGNPASLHHWGNRAALALETARLQVAELLNAGHPDSIIFTSGGTEANHLALFGVTQNYPSPQHLIISTVEHSAITAPVRWLETQGWQVTRLEVNTQGRVNPEELERAIQSNTVLISIIYGQSEVGTLQPIEELGRIARQRHIPFHTDAVQVAGRFPVDVKHLPVDLLSLSSHKLYGIQGAGALYVHPDLAIGPLLMGGGQEQGLRSGTPPLPAIVGLGVAASLAQQELAEEMTRLQALRDRCFDLLADCEFLAPTGDRLYRLPHHVSFVIQSHRPCTVGITGKQLVRALNREGIAISAGAACNSGKLNPSPVLLAMGYAEEQALAGLRLSFGRETTMADIETTARTIKQVFAQLCPQLTGIQG, from the coding sequence ATGAAAATTTACCTCGATTACAGTGCCACCACTCCGCCCAGGCAAGAGGTAAAGGCGGCAGTACAGAGTTTTTTAGACCAAAGTTGGGGCAATCCGGCTAGTTTGCACCATTGGGGTAATCGAGCGGCCCTCGCGCTGGAAACCGCCCGTTTACAAGTGGCAGAGTTGCTCAATGCGGGCCATCCCGACAGCATTATTTTCACTTCCGGCGGCACCGAAGCTAATCATCTAGCCCTGTTTGGGGTTACCCAGAATTACCCCAGCCCCCAACATTTAATTATTTCCACCGTAGAACACTCGGCGATCACCGCCCCGGTGCGCTGGCTAGAAACCCAAGGCTGGCAAGTAACTCGCCTGGAAGTAAATACCCAGGGCCGGGTTAATCCAGAGGAATTGGAGCGGGCAATTCAGAGCAATACGGTGCTGATTTCCATCATCTACGGCCAAAGCGAAGTGGGAACCCTCCAACCCATTGAAGAATTAGGTCGCATAGCTAGGCAACGACATATTCCTTTCCACACCGATGCAGTGCAGGTGGCGGGGCGCTTTCCAGTGGACGTGAAACATTTACCCGTAGACTTACTATCCCTTTCCAGCCACAAACTCTACGGCATTCAGGGAGCGGGGGCTCTATACGTCCATCCTGACCTGGCCATTGGCCCTCTACTCATGGGGGGAGGCCAAGAGCAGGGTTTACGTTCCGGCACTCCTCCCCTGCCGGCCATTGTTGGCCTTGGTGTGGCCGCTAGTTTAGCCCAACAGGAATTAGCCGAGGAAATGACCCGATTACAAGCCCTACGGGACCGTTGCTTCGATCTGTTGGCCGACTGTGAATTTTTGGCCCCCACTGGCGATCGCCTTTATCGCTTACCCCACCACGTTAGTTTTGTCATTCAATCCCATCGCCCATGTACCGTTGGCATAACAGGGAAACAGTTAGTGCGGGCCTTGAACCGGGAAGGCATTGCCATCAGTGCCGGGGCCGCCTGCAATTCCGGTAAGCTTAATCCCAGTCCAGTACTGTTGGCCATGGGTTATGCAGAAGAACAAGCCCTTGCTGGCCTGCGTCTCAGTTTTGGCCGAGAAACCACCATGGCTGACATTGAAACCACGGCCCGGACCATTAAGCAGGTTTTTGCCCAGCTCTGTCCCCAGTTGACGGGCATTCAAGGCTAG
- a CDS encoding DUF3086 domain-containing protein → MTPELNPNFSEETASDALLTTADISGDDGTNDPEQGEELGENQPVAEELVPAEELPPITAMVAEVEELVLGEQNEANEAMVSPEPAVDAPVVTGLKEQKAALEREIAALQQEKAQWYGQQFQQLQREMERLVGEGTRELMQKKAALEKEIEKLERRQERIQQEMRTTFAGASQELAIRVQGFKDYLVGSLQDLVSAADQLELGVGDSWESSSTHGDSIIENADTAPVVSFAEQGFSSQKRQIQALLEQYRTRPDYYGPPWQLRRTFEPIHAERIENWFFNLGGRGAILSLDSRLQNILVGSAAIAILNQLYGDRCRALILAATPERLGEWRRGLQDCLGISRSDFGPDRGIVLFESGNALIQRAERLVGDRQMPLVLVDETEEQIDLALLQFPLLLAFAPNYQAGGSNYF, encoded by the coding sequence ATGACCCCAGAATTGAATCCTAATTTTTCTGAAGAAACTGCCTCCGATGCCTTGCTGACCACAGCGGATATCAGTGGGGATGATGGCACCAACGACCCAGAGCAAGGGGAAGAACTGGGGGAAAACCAACCTGTGGCAGAGGAACTTGTCCCCGCAGAGGAGTTACCCCCCATTACTGCCATGGTGGCGGAGGTGGAAGAGTTGGTTCTAGGGGAGCAAAACGAAGCTAACGAAGCTATGGTGTCACCGGAACCCGCTGTTGATGCTCCGGTTGTGACTGGCTTAAAGGAACAAAAAGCCGCTCTGGAACGGGAAATTGCTGCCCTCCAGCAGGAAAAAGCCCAATGGTATGGGCAACAGTTCCAGCAATTACAACGGGAAATGGAACGGTTAGTGGGGGAAGGCACCAGGGAGTTGATGCAAAAAAAAGCGGCCCTGGAAAAGGAAATTGAAAAGTTGGAACGCCGTCAAGAACGGATTCAGCAGGAAATGCGTACCACTTTTGCCGGGGCTTCCCAGGAATTGGCCATTCGGGTCCAGGGCTTTAAGGATTATTTGGTGGGCAGTTTGCAGGATTTGGTTTCCGCCGCTGACCAGTTGGAATTGGGGGTAGGAGATAGTTGGGAATCCTCCTCTACCCATGGGGATTCCATCATTGAAAATGCCGACACAGCCCCGGTGGTCAGTTTTGCAGAGCAGGGCTTTAGTAGCCAAAAACGGCAAATCCAAGCTTTGTTAGAGCAATACCGCACTCGCCCCGATTATTACGGGCCCCCTTGGCAACTCCGTCGCACCTTTGAACCAATCCACGCAGAGCGGATTGAAAACTGGTTTTTTAACCTAGGGGGAAGGGGCGCAATCCTGAGTCTTGATAGTCGTTTGCAAAATATTCTGGTTGGTTCGGCGGCGATCGCCATTTTGAATCAGCTCTACGGTGATCGTTGTCGGGCTTTAATCTTAGCGGCAACTCCAGAACGGTTGGGGGAATGGCGACGGGGTTTACAGGATTGTTTAGGCATTTCCCGCAGTGACTTTGGCCCAGACCGGGGCATTGTTTTGTTTGAATCGGGCAATGCGCTAATTCAGCGGGCAGAACGATTAGTCGGCGATCGCCAAATGCCGTTGGTGTTGGTGGATGAAACGGAAGAACAAATTGACTTAGCCCTGTTGCAGTTTCCTCTGTTGCTGGCATTTGCACCCAATTACCAGGCTGGGGGCAGTAACTATTTTTAG